The Desulfuromonas sp. genomic sequence CTTCCCGATCGCAGCTGCGGTATAGAGGTTGAAACACGCATTGACAAGGCCACCGGAGAGTGCCTGGTGATTGTCAGTGACGAGGGCCGCGGCATCCCGGAAGAGTTGCTCACCCAGATTACCGATCCGTTTTTTACGACCCGCCGGGAAAGCGGTGGGACCGGTCTCGGTTTGTCGGTGTCGAGCCGTATTATAGATGAGCATAAGGGCCGTCTGGAATTCGATTCCGCGGTCGGCAAAGGGACGACCGTGACGATCCGTTTACCGGTTGCCGCTGAAGGGAGTGGTCAGTGACCGATCTGAGCTATCAGCATCTTACAATTCTGATCGTTGATGATGAGGCTTCATGGCAGCGGGCCCTGGGCATGGCCATCGAGCGCCATCTCGGAATCAATATCGTTGCCTGTCACGACAGCCGTGAGGCGATGGCGGTTCTTGCAAATGTCGAAATCGATCTTGCGATCCTCGATATCACCATGCCGTATCTTTCTGGAGACGATCTGCTGGTGCAGATCAAGGAAGTCTATCCGCAATTGCCGGTAATCGTTACAACCGGCCTGGTGCAGATCGAGCTTGCGGTCAAGTGCATGAAGCTCGGTGCTTTCGACTACTATGTCAAGACTACCGAAGTCGACAGGATCCTCAACGGAATTAAAAAGGCTCTTGAGCTTGCGCGCCTTCAGCAGGAGAATCAGCAACTCCGTGACCGTTTTTTGCAGGACCAGATCGATCACGAAGAGATTTTTGCCGGGATAAGATCACGCAGCAAAAAGATGCGCGCCGTTTTCCAGTATATCGAAGCGGTGGCCGACGGTAGTGAACCGGTGCTGGTTCTCGGCGAGAGCGGTTCCGGCAAGGAGTTGATTGCCAAGGCGATTCACCAGATCGGTCGGCCGCAAGGACCCTGGGTGGCGGTCAATGTTGCCGGTCTTGATGATAATGTTTTTTCCGACACCCTGTTCGGCCACGTCAAGGGCGCATTCACCGGCGCTGATCAGGAACGGAGCGGTATGATTGAACAGGCTTCTGGCGGTATCCTTTTTCTTGATGAAATCGGCGATTTAAGCCAGGCTTCGCAGGTTAAGCTGCTCCGCCTGCTTCAGGAGGGTGAATACTATCCGCTCGGCAGCGACCGACCGAAAGAACACGCCGCCCGGTTCGTTTTTGCGACCAATCGCAACCTTGAAGAGATGCAGAAGAGTGGCGCGTTCCGAACAGATCTTTATTACCGGCTCAGCTCTTACCGGGTCGTTCTGCCGCCACTCAGGGAGCGTCCTGAGGACATCTCCATGCTCGTTGAAAAGTTTAGCCGCGAGGCGGCGGCTTCACAAAACAAGGATGTTCCGTCGGTCGATCCCCAATTGATCCCTTTTTTACAACGCTACAGTTTTCCGGGGAATGCCCGGGAGCTGCGGGCGCTGGTTTTCGAGGCGGTCAGTCTTCACAAATCGGGCCCGCTCGGACTGAAATCATTCAAGAAATCAATCCCGAGCGATCAGCTTGTAGCTCCAGGCATTTCCGAAGATCTGCCCGAAAATGTTCGATATCCTGCCAAACTGCCAACCTTGAAAGAATCGGCAAACCTGCTTGTTGACGAAGCAATGCGCCGGGCCGACGGCAACCAGACCCGGGCTGCCAAGCTTCTTGGTATCTCCCGTCCCGCTCTGAGCAAGCGTCTTAAAAACTCCTGACCCTTCTACTTTCCACACAGAAAAAAACGAAACCGTAACTAAAGTTAACAGTATCCCGTAAACTACTGAATTTGTAGTGCAATTCAAAGGATAGCTGGTCTGTGTGTAACTTTATTTACCTGTCACGTTTGTAGGTTTTTACTGTCGATTTTTCGATTTAGTCTAATAAAAACAGTGATTTAAAGGTTCCTTTGAAGTTGGAACAGGAATTGCTAAATATCTAGGTATCGGATAAACCGAAGTTTCGCCCTGCATAGGGGGGGTGCTGTGGAGAACAGAACACAAATCCTGATTCTTGATTGTCTCGGCCGAACAAGACAGGGGATCTGTTTCACTCTCGAGCTTGCTGGCTATGATCTGCGCGTTGTCAATGACATTAATGAGGCTATCAACCTGATAGGGACCGCCAGATTTACCGGTGAGATTTTTGATGTTTTGCTGATTAACAACCCCTGTCTGGAAGGTGATGTGAAATTATTACTGAGCCAGTTGCTCAATGTCGCCACTCATCTGCCGGTAGTGTTTGTCAAATCGTTTGAAGAAATCGATAAGAATTTTACGGAGCTGATTCTTGATGAGCTCCGGCCCGGAATTTTTTATACCGAGCCGTTGAAAGTCAAGAATTTGCTTGCTGAATTGAAGGATGTAGAACAGGTCAGTCAGTTACCGCTGGGTCGTTATGGCTAACCAGCGCTGCTCAATGGGGGAACTATGCGGAAAAAAATTTTGATAGTTGATGATTCGGCAACCGTTCGCCAGGTGTTGTCGACCACTTTGCGTGAAACCGGGTATGAAGTGGTTGAGGCGTCGGACGGGCAGGAAGCACTTGCTTTTCTCGATGAAAGGCAGAGTGACGAGATCAATATGCTGATCACTGATTTGAATATGCCGAAGATGG encodes the following:
- a CDS encoding two-component system response regulator, producing MTDLSYQHLTILIVDDEASWQRALGMAIERHLGINIVACHDSREAMAVLANVEIDLAILDITMPYLSGDDLLVQIKEVYPQLPVIVTTGLVQIELAVKCMKLGAFDYYVKTTEVDRILNGIKKALELARLQQENQQLRDRFLQDQIDHEEIFAGIRSRSKKMRAVFQYIEAVADGSEPVLVLGESGSGKELIAKAIHQIGRPQGPWVAVNVAGLDDNVFSDTLFGHVKGAFTGADQERSGMIEQASGGILFLDEIGDLSQASQVKLLRLLQEGEYYPLGSDRPKEHAARFVFATNRNLEEMQKSGAFRTDLYYRLSSYRVVLPPLRERPEDISMLVEKFSREAAASQNKDVPSVDPQLIPFLQRYSFPGNARELRALVFEAVSLHKSGPLGLKSFKKSIPSDQLVAPGISEDLPENVRYPAKLPTLKESANLLVDEAMRRADGNQTRAAKLLGISRPALSKRLKNS
- a CDS encoding two-component system response regulator, yielding MRKKILIVDDSATVRQVLSTTLRETGYEVVEASDGQEALAFLDERQSDEINMLITDLNMPKMDGIDLIRQVRGSSGFRFMPIIMLTTESQDQKKQEGKSAGASGWIVKPVKPEQLRTVISMVMS